The genomic interval GTAATTTCCTGTATTCTGCTTTCTGTCGCTTCCTTTGGTTCCTTCATAAACCATTTTATAGTTCTCTGTAATAACTAAATATCTACCAGTTTGTTGTTTCTGTACAACATCCTCGCATGGCTTTTATAGCTCAGTGAAAATGTGGAAACAAGCGTACACAAAACACTTCATGATACCGCAGCTCTGTGTACTCACCTTCACCTCGAACTCAAAGTGTTCGTCCTTGCCCTGTCCGCGGAGGACGTAACGAGGAATGCTAACTTTGACAGGCTCCTTGACGCCATCGCAGCTCACCCCCCCAGCCGCTCGGGACATCAAATGCTGCAGGAGAAATCATCAAACccagacaggaaagaggagcAGACAGTAAAAGGTCGACTCTGAACAAACATTCTGGTAAGAAATAAGGAAGTCCCAACCCTCATCTacagaaaccaaaaacactAGGATTCAAACTGATGTaatctttatttagttttaaatcaAGAACATGTACACATAGTGCAAAATTAATCATTTCCTGTTACTTCCCATCATGACCAAATAAGTAAAGTGACATTATTCTCCTTTGGAAAcaagttaataaatatttatcatgtCAGCTGCAGTctcattttattgtattaattacAGCAGGTTTATAGTTAatctttatcattttaatgtgagaaaagtttaaaaaggttaaaacacatttaaaagttatttcaTGTAAATTTTCTTCTGAAGACAATTTTTTTCCCTAAAATTAAAAGGGAGCACCTGGCTGATTATTCCCACAGAGTCACTCATGCTGTGACCCTGGTAAAGTCCACCTTTAGATGCACAGATGGTTTATGAGCATTTGAGCTTCTGAAGAGCAGCCAAAAGTTAATTTCCAAGAGTCgcacagactgctggaggcGGGAACATCAGCTGAGCCCCGCCTTAACTCCACCTTCCGTTTCAGAGCTTGCTTATTGCGTTTTTTGAAGACCACATCTACGCGGAAGCAGTTCTCATTCCTCCTGACAAGCAGACACCTGATGTCTGAACGCCTGCGCAGCTTTAGTCCTTGGAACTGAGGCTGAACGGGAACCTGGCTGGACCCTCGTGGCACTGGATGAAAGACTCCATCCTCCTGGAGAAGAGCAACATGAGTGTCCGTCAGAAGGAACTGGAACAGAGAGTCTTGATGGACTCTGATGGAGCTGGTCACCCTGACGCTGGTGTAGAGCAGAGGACATATATGCGCCAGAGAAGGTTTGTTTGGATCGTCCATGTTCCCGTGGATGATGTAGAGCAGGTCTGCAAGGACCCGCTTGAATCTGGAAGTGACATTCAGACCACTGTGTAAGGTAACATCAGGAACACTGGAGGTCCAATCCAAAGACAGAGCCATGAGGTCCTCTGAGAGCAATGGGTGAGTTTCAGTTACCTTGGAGAACGTCTCAGGACAGCAAGTCTTTAGTACAGCCTTGCAGAAGTCCTGTGTGAGCTCTTGGTTGTGAGTGAAGACAGCCAGAACCGAATCCTCTCTAAACCCAATTAGACGGACGTGCTGCCCTGCCAAACTGATCTGGACCTCCCTGATTTCTGTAAGGTCAAAATGATGGAAAATATTGAGGGTGTCCAAAGAGTCTTTGTCAGCTGAAACTACCGTGAGGCCCTGTTCTGACAAAAGTAGGCAAGCTGGTTTTGGACTGGGTTGCTCAAAGCTGGCTGCTCTGAGCCAGAAGGTACTTAGAATATTTTTAACTGGTCTTTGAGAGGACAGAGATTCAGTTTTTTCCAGTATCTGTTGGGATGAGAGACTACGAAGCTGCTCCAAAGCTGGTGGAAACTCAATCAGACCCTGATAAAACTCTTCTGGACGGCAGTCCTCTGTCCCGCCGATTCTGACAGAGGACACTGACCTCTTAGGCCATGCTAATGTGGCATTCAAGCCAAGTCCTTGAGAACCACCAAGGGCACAAGCGTTGGACAGATCCACCAAACTGACTTTGTTTTCCAGAACAGGGTGAGgttttggagggagctgaaattTCATTTGTTGGATCTGCGGAACATCTTTGGACATCATGGTCATGTACTGAGAGACGGCATACCTTATTTCATCGACTCCCACATTTCGGATGAAGTCTCGTGTGCCCTGTAGTCGTCTCTCTGCATTTTTGTAAGCATCTGAAAGCTTTCCTGTAAAGTAGTCAAAAACTTGGCACTTGCTCAAATCTGGGCTGGAATGTTTATCCGAGTCCTGTAACTCGGTGGATTGATCCCTGGAAATCTCAGCTTCCTCTGCTCGCCACGGGTAGAGGGTTTGGTTCTTGACTTTTGTGAGATAGTGCCACAGGTTTCTCTTACTGGCGGTCATGTCCatcagtttttcattttcttcttgtcCAATGGGTCCAATTATATCCTGCTTACCATTTGACTGGGGAATCTCAGTTTCAACTGACCTCCACGGGTAAAGGGTTTGGTACCTAACCTTTGCAACATACTCCCAAACATTGTTTTTACTGGACAATACCCTTTCTAGAGCTTCCTTTTGATCTTGACCCATTTCACCACCAGACTTTGAGTTCTTTCCCGGCATAGTCAACTCTGTGCCAGAGTTGGGTAAATCCAATGGTTGATCCCTGGATGGCTCAGATTCTTCTGGTCTCCATGGATATAGTGTTTGGTTCCTAACTTTAGTAACATAGTTCCAAACAAAGCTCCTTTCAGTCGACACCCTTTCTGCAGCATCGACCTTTCCTTGGTCCGTTTCTTTACTAACCAACATTATGTCTTGCTTGGAGCTGATATAGTCTCTTCCAGAACTCAGCCACTTAAGCAGTTCAGACTCTCTGGTGGTCCACGGATGCAGAGTGTGGTTCTTGACTTTAGAAACGTAATCCCAAATGTAGCTCCTGCTGGTCAATTCTTGCTTTGCTGCTGCCTTTTTGTCTTGTTCCAACTCTTCATCACCCACCAGGTTTGggcttttatttttgacatttttaagatAATCGAAAACATTGTTCCCCTCGTCCAATTTCTCCTGCTTGACTGGACCATTGATGGCGTCTTTTAAATCTTGCTCGGAGAAGATAGACTCACTGTCAGAGCTTTGCAGCTTTAAAGGTTTAGAATTGTCTGCTCTCTCCATTTCAGGTTGATTCTTGGCATTTTCAAAATGGTCCAAATCGTGGTTCTTACTGTCCAACATTTCTTGCTTTAGTAGTTCACAGACGCCATGTTTTGAGTCCTGCCCTGAGCTGATGAAATCATTGTCAGAGATTTGAGAATTTGAATGTTCTGACTCTACCTTCTCCTGATTTTGGGTTTGAACATTGACATATTCAAGATCATCCAAAACATGGCTCTTATAGCCCAAAACCTTCTCTGCCTTTTGCTTCATCGGGCCGTTAGTTTCCTTTTCCAACCAGATTAACTCATTGCCAGAATcttgcagttttaaaacatcCAACTCTTCTGTTGTGTGGCTGTGAATGTTTTGGGCTTGATTCTTAACGTTTTTGAGATCTTCCAATACCTGGTACCTATTGTTCTCCTCTTTTGGATCTTGCTTGTCAGAGCTTTGAAGCTTGGAAAGTTCTGGTTCTTTGTCTCTTTCTGTTTCACATGTTTGATAATTGACTATTTTCTCTGAGTGTGAATTCAATGATTTGTtcaacattttcttcttctgatCATCAGAATCCAAGTGGAGATAATTACTGTCTCTGGTGATTTTCTCGTTTCCACTCAGTCTGTTGGTTGCTTGTTGGTCTCTTTTGTAACAACAATCAGGTCCACAAACAGGTTGGAGCCGCTTTCCTGTAAgaacatttacttctccttcccaCCAGTTTACTTTGTCAATGTCTTTTTCAATCAGGAGTCTGTCTGAGGAACCGAGCTGTTTTTCTCTGTGAGTCTCCAGAAGTTCGTCCTTTGGTTCATCAAAAACGTTCTGGACGTCAGGGAGTAAACTTGTCTCAAACTCTGGGGAGCCCAGGAGGTTAGACCAGCAGGTATTCTGTGTGCACAAGGGGGAAGTCTATGACTACATCGGTAAGGAGGACGGAAAATGTGTGTGAATTAAACTGAAGTCCATGATCCACCCAATGAGAATTACAGTCCAACCACCAGGTGAACAGGTGAGACATGAGATTTAAAGTGATAGTGTGAAGAGGTTGACATGCAAATTAGGCAGCAAAATTATTTCATAAACATTCAAAGGAGAATTCACAATAACTTCAATAAGTTCAGACAGATTAGGATTCATAACTGGAAGGAATCATCTCTAGAACCATGAATgtcaatcatttttattttatctgatcgGCTCCTTCCCCACAGTGGAACGAATAAATGACAAACACCTTCAATCATTTCTGAGAACAAGAAATAAGCTCAGACTTGTTAACCCACAGCAAATTTTCACAcaaggtcaaaattatacatacaggctcaaatacaAACATACACCCCCGCCGCTACTTGTTCAAGTGTCTCCTAGCAAGCAGCACCTTGTGttcatcaacaagcttctggcatcatTCTGGCTGATATTTGGTCTCTCTTCATGGCTGGACAGGTCCGTGTCCGGCAACAGACCCAGCTTTTAAGCAGAGTCCATGAATTTCCAGCGGGCCTTTGGTTGGAGTTTTGAAGCCCATTCCAGAAGTTTAATGTCGGTTCCTTTATCCAGTCCGAAACCAGTTGAGATTCACTCACGTCCCGTTGAAACAACCAACTGGGTCCGAGTTAGAGACCATCTACTGGATGTAGTCTTGCTCCATCACATCACCCACTTTGAGGAATGCACAGTACGACTAGCAGTgaaacagacccacagcatgatgcggcCCCTACTGTGCTAATGTAGAACTGTGTTCTGAGGTTTgaagcctcagcctgactcctcTAAGTCCACACTAGCTTTCTTGCCAGGCTTTAGCCTCGACTGTTCCCGACCATCCTACCAGTTTGGATCTTTTAGCCGACTTTAAGCAAAGTGGAGACACATCTAAATAACGTGGACTTTCCATACAGTTATCTAAACTGAAGAGCTCACAGTCTGCggttgttcagaaatgtctccTTAAGACCTTCCCCAATGCGTGTAAATCTACACTTCCTGGGTTCATCAAACCACCAGCTGCTCTCATGATCAGCTGTCAAATAAAAAGACCTTCTAGAACCTTCAGCACCACTTAGAAGTTTTTGgtgaatgtatgtaaatatccgAGCCTGTATGAAGAATCATTCCACTCTGGAGAAACAATGCTTCAAATAAAATCCctaaaagcccaaaattaatGACACCTTCATGTTGAAGATGAGTGGATGGGACCTTCTGAACACATCAGTAGATCCATCTCTACTTTGGACCTAAAAACAGAGTTACTTCTCAATTTGACTCTGCCTGCAGAAAATAATCAGTTTCTGAGGATATTTAACTTTAATTTATCATCTGTCTGTGTTTCCTTTCCATGCAGCGGtgctaaaaaacacaagaagTCGTCATTTTCGCAACGATAGCCAAGCTGtgacaaagcaaataaaaagctgttCATCTGGGGATCTGTGTTGGTTGTTCTATGTGGGTCAGTTCAGCTGGTTTAAAGTTCTGTTGTTATCCGTAAATATCAGTAAAATTCAATTTAAACTGTGACTTCTCTCACACAGTGTGACAGCGCATCTCCTTATAATAATTAATGACAGCTCACAGGAGAAAGCAGAGAATAAATATATTGTGTTTGCTGTAAAGTGCGGCTCTAATCGATGCATCTCTACAAACAGCCCAACTTTTAATAAAGTTGAACTATTCCTTTAGGACAGCAGCTCATTTGTTTCGTTTCAAACTTTAAAGTGATGAAAAATGATCAGACTTTATTATGAATTAAAATCATGCATCTGAGGTCAGTTTTCATGCAAAGTAAACAacgaataataataataatgttaagCTCCAAGTCTCACCTCATACTTCAGCCTTCGTGGATTTATGTTCTGCAGTTTTTCATCCTCCTGAAAAAAAATTTACTGCATCATAAAATTTACACAGACTGTTTTAAATCAGCGCAAGAAGACTGaattttattaataatctgGAAATAGTTTAAGAGAAGGAAAACAATCCAACAAAAAGTGggacaaaataaaactcaggaaAACATCATCATCATGCAGATTAGGGAGCAGGGAACAAGCGAAGGGCTGATGGATCCTGGTCTTACCTCATCTGTTAATCTAACAGAGCTACAGACGCTAACTTCCTCATCGTCCTGCAGAGTTGAAGAGCTTAAGATCAGTTCTGCACACAAACATCAACTCTACACCTGCTAGATCTTTATGCCTGGGTGGAAATAATCTGCTCCCTGAATAAATGCAGGCAGCTGCTTCTTCATGGTTCAAACCCAAACTAAACAGTTTAAAGGTCCAACAGTAGAATAACTGACGCTGATCTACAAACACAGACCTGCTGAGGTTCTGCCGAGATAAAAAGGAACTTTAAGATCAAGAGTCTTACTCTGAGAGACTCGCAGGACACGGACAGATCCATGCTGCTGCTCCCGTTCAGGAGGTTCATCTTCCGAAGCCGGCGCTGAACTTCCTCCTCGATGTATGCGTTGATCCTGCTGGAGAACCAGAGCGTTAATGACCCGTTTATCTGGGCTCCTTCAGGACGAGGGATATGTAGATATTTGTGTGAACTGAAGTTTGAAGGAGACGGACTGAGCAGTGCCATGGTCTGAAGCCCTACCTGTCATCAGACAGCGGCAGCAGAGTGTTCAGACTCTGGATGTGGCTGGCCGGGGAGCTGCTGTGTCCCGTCTTCTCATCGGTACCGACGGACTGACTCCGGTTGTGGTTTTCACCCTCACTGATCCTCTGCCGCAGCTTCTGGATCTCATGCTCCACTCTGCAGGAACAAACACACCTTTGAGCTCCTTGATCCATCCCAACACTCTGGCGGACTCACGATTAATTACCGGGTCGAAAAAAATGAACCACAACTGGGTTCTGACCTCTGCTGGTCCAGATCGGCTCCCGTCCTCACAGAACAACTTTGCTCCTCAGAGTGTGGCTCAAGGGAGACGCTGCGTCTCAGAGCCGAGTGCCTCCTCTCCAGCCGAGCCACCGCCTGCTCCATGGCCTCCCTCTGCTGCATCTCCTTTGACTCTAGGATCTCCTTCTCCTTCCTCCTTACCTTCTCCTCCTGCCGGGCCACGTTGGCCGTGAACTCGTAGGACtcctggagctgctgcagctgctgggcACTGTGCCAGTGGAGGTGCAGCTTCTCCTCCTtgtcctccagctccttctCCACCTGGAACAGTGTGTTGTCCAGTCCAGGCGGACCGTCACAGTTCTCATTGCTCCCCACGGCGCTGCGCTCCAGCATCTCCACggctctctgcttctcctcagCCAGTGCAGGGAGGAGGATGTCGGCCAGGTTGGCGAGCTGTCGCTCATTGAAGTGCAGTCGGTTCTCCGCCTGCCTAAGGAGCTGCTCCTCCTGACAGATGGTCGTGGCGTCCTGCGCTCCTTTCTGCTGCCCCTCCTTCAGCTGCCGCTGTCGCTCCTTTAGTCTGTGGGCGAGGAGCAGCAATGTGCTCTTCTCTGCAGCCACCTCCTTCTCCAGGAGCTCCCTCTGCCGTTGGAGCCCCTCCTCCAGCTTTCCCAGCTCCTTCACCTGAACCTCCTTAAAGGCCGTGTACTGCCTCTGGACAGATCTCGCCTCTTTGCTGGCATCTTCCACATCTGTCCGCTCCGCGGCCTCTTTGGCTCGGAGGAGTGCCTCTCTGATCTCTGCCAGCGCACGTCGTTCCTCCTCCAGGCGTCGGACGACTTCCCTGGTCAGCAGGGCGGAAGCCGCCTCCTGTTTTTCCCTTAGCTGCTCCTCCAGCCTCCCAACCAAACTCAGCTGCTCCTGCTCCTGCTCCTCCAGCCGCCGCCGCTCCATCTCCAGGCGTATCTGCTGCTCCTCGCGCTCCTTCTTCAGTCGCTCCAGCTCACGGTAAATCTCAGTCTGCTCTGCAGCCTCTTGTTGTTGACGCTtcgcctcctgctcctcctcctgctgccgTTTCTGCAGCTTTCTGCGCTGCAGCTCCACTTCCTGGATCTCGGAGCGCCTCTCCTCCTCAAAGCGTTCCTTTTCAGCCAAGAAGTCCTGCAGGCGGCTCTCGATGTCTTGGCTGCGACGACGGAGGCTCTCCTCCTGACGGAGGATCCGCTGCTGCACCTCCTCCGACTCCTTGCGCTGACTCTCCACCTCCTGCTGGAGGCGCTCGAGCTCCGCCTTCTCACTCAGCTGCTTGGCCTCCATCTCTTTGATCAGCATCCTGCAGAAACACAAACCGGTTCGTTATGTTTTAATGGCAGCACATGGTACAATGGACCTTCATCACCAGGAAGAAAAATTAactaaaaaacaattaatacCTTAAATCATGCTGCCCTGAGTTCTGTCTGACAGGTGTTAACTTTATCCCTGTAGAAAAGAATAAAATTCAAGGGATTTCTCCAGAGGATTGCCTCAAGGCTTGCAGCTGGGATCCCTGATATTTCCAGTATCCTCCACCTTTTAGGTCTAATGATGTCATCGTGTCCTCTTCGGAGGAAGCCAAAGCCATCCCGGCCTTAGCTCGCCGCTTGGCCAGAGGGAAGAACTGATTTCATGAGGAGAAAGAGGTGGTCGCATGGGGAACAGCAGCCAATCAAAATGTTGTGAGGCCATATTTTTTAAATCCGGAATATAAAACCTAACAATAAAAGCGTCCAAAGAAAAAGAGCTGACCTCTGATCACCATCACAGAGTCGCTCGCAGCTGAATTTTTCCCCCTGCATAAGTCTTTtatggcgactgtggctcagtgcaATCTGATGAGGGTTGTGGGTTAAATTCCACCTTCCTCCTACCACGTCGATGTGCCACTGGGCTAGGCACTTAGCCTCAAATTGCTTACCAATCTGCATAtctgtgtataaatgtgtgcGCGTTACTGAGTggcgactgggtgaatgtgggtCTAGTGTAAAGCACATTGGGTGGTCAGtttgactggaaaggcgctatagaAGTTCagtaaatttacatttaatacCTCCAGATGGTTTTAACTGCCGTTCTCCAGCTGCTGGTACTGATCAGATCTCAGTggtccttagttttcctcatccaaattgcaaagcactaaaacctcttctgtttgttgttttgtaccgtccaccaggcccttactctcaatttttagatcagttttcggaccttttatctgatttagtgttaaatacagataaggttattatagtgggggattttaacattcatgtagacgctgaaagtgatagcctaaatatagcctttaatgctatcttagactcaattggctttgctcaaaacattaacaaacctacccacctttgtcttcattctctggaccttgtgctgacatatggcattgagtgtaaagacataacaatattctctcataaccctgtcctgtctgaccatttattaataacctttgagtttaatttaaccgagtactccacacctgaaagaaaatttcattatagtagatcattatcaggcgatgctgtaacaacctttaaagaatctgttccacttttaatttcctcattatcactgaaaagcacaatggacggcaatgattttgtttttgccccttcataaattgattattttgttcatagtgtttcttcatcattgcgtgatgcattagacaatgcagcccccttgaaaaagaaggtaattattcataggaggctagctccttggtttaattcagagctgcatactttaaagcacaatgttagaaaattggagagaaaatggcgctctacacacctagaagattcctacttaatctggaaaaaatagcctactgttgtataaaaagacacttcaccaagctagaacagcttatttctcatcattaatagaagagaacaagaataatccaaggtttctctttagtacagttgctaaacttacacagagtcatagctctgttgagccatccattcccttagctcttagcagtcatgactttatgggattcttcttaaataaaattgattctattaaaaataaaatctttgacatactcctgaagatgattacttcatcctcagcaagtgagacaacattggaagtaactgcagaacctgatttgtgtttggactgttttgatcctgtggagcttcctgagttatcagaaatattagcttcatctaaaccttcaacttgtatgttagacccaatcccaaccaaattatttaaggaagtgttccctctgattaccagccccattttagatatgattaatctatcattagtaaatggatcagaaccacaggcttttaagttagctgtaattaaacctttacttaagaaaccttcacttgattgagatgatttaataaattacagacctatatccaatcttccattcttatctaaaattcttgagaaaatagttgctaatcaaatgtgtgaacatttatacaacaatgacctgtttgaagagtttcagtcaggtttcagagctcatcatagcactgaaacagctctgctgaaagtcactaatgatattcttatggcctcagataatggacttgtgtctgttctggttctgttagatctcagtgctgcatttgatacagtcgaccataatattctcttagaaaggctggaatatgctgtagagatcaggggaacagcgctagactggtttaaatcttatctgtctgacagattccagtttgttcatgtaaatgataaatcatctttaaactccagggttaattgtggagtaccacagggttcagtacttgggccaattctctttactatatatatgcttccaataggtcaaattatcaggcagcataggataaattttcactattacgctgatgatactcagctttacttatccataaatcctgatgaacccaaccagttagatagactacaagcatgtcttgaagatataaaaacttggatgactttaaatgttttgcttctaaattcagacaagacagaagttgtcgtctttggaccggagtctttaaaaaagaaactgcttagtcaatcacttaacctggatggcattaaattgacctctgataataaagtaaaaaaccttggtgttaactttgactaggacatgtcatttaaatcccatattaaacaggtttctaggatttccttctttcatctccggaacattgccaaaattagaaatatcctgtccaggagtgacgctgaaaaactagtccatgcatttgttacttcaaggctggactattgtaattctttactatcaggatgtccacaaaatgcagttaaaagccttcagctgattcaaaatgctgcagcaagagttctgatgaaaattaaaaagagagatcatatttctcctattttagcttcccttcattggctccctgttaaatccagaatagaatttaaaattctcctcctcacatataaagcccttaatgatctagctccatcatacatcagagatctgattggtccatatgttcctaacagagcactttgttctcagactgcaggtttactggtggttcctagagtctctagaagtagaatgggaggcagatcctttagttatcaggctccactcctgtggaaccagctcccagttttagtctgtgaggcagacaccctgtctacttttaaggctaggcttaaaactttcctttttgataaagcttatagttagagtggcttagtttatcctgagctatctctgtagttatgctgctataggcttaggctgctggaggacataatgaccactttcaccctctctgctacattctcatactactctccaattttgcattatttgctgttatttcagcttttaaccttgttctctcttttctcttcctagaagctacacctggcctgactctgtgtctacctgtgacacctttctggagaggggaatcgtccgagcttctgctggcaacaacttaatgctcaccttctacagatgatccacatagccctgtctttcagtgtttaaccctttctctctcctagacatggctactgactgagcttctactgtgactaactctatgttctctctttcagactctaaccttgaaaactgtctcagagtttatctgttctttctttctagatgaaaccactaaaggagctacatccattaacatttacttttccttcccatagaaagtactcctggatcagtgcttctttgttctctttgtgtctctgctctgttctctctaacctccagtcggtcgtggcagatagctgctcac from Girardinichthys multiradiatus isolate DD_20200921_A chromosome 5, DD_fGirMul_XY1, whole genome shotgun sequence carries:
- the kif16ba gene encoding kinesin-like protein KIF16B isoform X2 — its product is MASVRVVVRVRPMNRREKDLTAKGIIKMEGTKTSIINLKIPDEVVGDSMRERTKTFTYDFSYDSMDCKSSSFVSQEKVFRDLGCDVLKAAFEGYNACVFAYGQTSSGKSYTMMGVPGDAGLIPRICEGLFSRISDATRRDEASFRTEVSYLEIYNERVRDLLRRKSTHTYNLRVREHPKDGPYVEDLSKHLVQNYSDVEELMEAGNINRTTASTGMNDVSSRSHAIFTINFTQAKFDAEMPSETVSKIHLVDLAGSERADATGATGVRLKEGGNINKSLVTLGNVISALADMAQDSVNTNLKKKSVFVPYRDSVLTWLLKDSLGGNSKTIMIATISPANMNYGETLSTLRYANRAKNIINKPTINEDSNVRLIRELRAEIARLKALLVQGNQIALLDSPTALSMEEKLHQNEARVLELTKEWTNKWNETQDILKEETLALRKEGIGVVLDSELPHLIGIDDDLLSTGIILYHLKEGRTYVGREDASTEQDIILHGLDLESEHCVFENQNGAVTLVPLGGAQCSVNGVLVTAPSQLNQGAVILLGRTNMFRFNHPKEAAKLREKRKSGLLSSFSLSMTDLSKSCENLSTVMLYNPGLLTQKGHVFLRLEFERQQREELEKLEMKRMLIKEMEAKQLSEKAELERLQQEVESQRKESEEVQQRILRQEESLRRRSQDIESRLQDFLAEKERFEEERRSEIQEVELQRRKLQKRQQEEEQEAKRQQQEAAEQTEIYRELERLKKEREEQQIRLEMERRRLEEQEQEQLSLVGRLEEQLREKQEAASALLTREVVRRLEEERRALAEIREALLRAKEAAERTDVEDASKEARSVQRQYTAFKEVQVKELGKLEEGLQRQRELLEKEVAAEKSTLLLLAHRLKERQRQLKEGQQKGAQDATTICQEEQLLRQAENRLHFNERQLANLADILLPALAEEKQRAVEMLERSAVGSNENCDGPPGLDNTLFQVEKELEDKEEKLHLHWHSAQQLQQLQESYEFTANVARQEEKVRRKEKEILESKEMQQREAMEQAVARLERRHSALRRSVSLEPHSEEQSCSVRTGADLDQQRVEHEIQKLRQRISEGENHNRSQSVGTDEKTGHSSSPASHIQSLNTLLPLSDDRINAYIEEEVQRRLRKMNLLNGSSSMDLSVSCESLRDDEEVSVCSSVRLTDEEDEKLQNINPRRLKYENTCWSNLLGSPEFETSLLPDVQNVFDEPKDELLETHREKQLGSSDRLLIEKDIDKVNWWEGEVNVLTGKRLQPVCGPDCCYKRDQQATNRLSGNEKITRDSNYLHLDSDDQKKKMLNKSLNSHSEKIVNYQTCETERDKEPELSKLQSSDKQDPKEENNRYQVLEDLKNVKNQAQNIHSHTTEELDVLKLQDSGNELIWLEKETNGPMKQKAEKVLGYKSHVLDDLEYVNVQTQNQEKVESEHSNSQISDNDFISSGQDSKHGVCELLKQEMLDSKNHDLDHFENAKNQPEMERADNSKPLKLQSSDSESIFSEQDLKDAINGPVKQEKLDEGNNVFDYLKNVKNKSPNLVGDEELEQDKKAAAKQELTSRSYIWDYVSKVKNHTLHPWTTRESELLKWLSSGRDYISSKQDIMLVSKETDQGKVDAAERVSTERSFVWNYVTKVRNQTLYPWRPEESEPSRDQPLDLPNSGTELTMPGKNSKSGGEMGQDQKEALERVLSSKNNVWEYVAKVRYQTLYPWRSVETEIPQSNGKQDIIGPIGQEENEKLMDMTASKRNLWHYLTKVKNQTLYPWRAEEAEISRDQSTELQDSDKHSSPDLSKCQVFDYFTGKLSDAYKNAERRLQGTRDFIRNVGVDEIRYAVSQYMTMMSKDVPQIQQMKFQLPPKPHPVLENKVSLVDLSNACALGGSQGLGLNATLAWPKRSVSSVRIGGTEDCRPEEFYQGLIEFPPALEQLRSLSSQQILEKTESLSSQRPVKNILSTFWLRAASFEQPSPKPACLLLSEQGLTVVSADKDSLDTLNIFHHFDLTEIREVQISLAGQHVRLIGFREDSVLAVFTHNQELTQDFCKAVLKTCCPETFSKVTETHPLLSEDLMALSLDWTSSVPDVTLHSGLNVTSRFKRVLADLLYIIHGNMDDPNKPSLAHICPLLYTSVRVTSSIRVHQDSLFQFLLTDTHVALLQEDGVFHPVPRGSSQVPVQPQFQGLKLRRRSDIRCLLVRRNENCFRVDVVFKKRNKQALKRKVELRRGSADVPASSSLCDSWKLTFGCSSEAQMLINHLCI